The following proteins are co-located in the Leptospira weilii genome:
- the fliS gene encoding flagellar export chaperone FliS — MSLARKSTATVEQYKSNEISTVSQGKLIVMLYDGVVRFLNIALENNTPRKYDVVNNHILKAGEIITELMLALNLEQGGEVANNLLGIYVYIKKRLLEANMKKDSEILQEIIKYMEDLKSAWEEIEKKEKSNVVSTPFQGNRGSGLSIQG, encoded by the coding sequence ATGTCACTTGCCAGAAAATCCACAGCGACCGTTGAACAATATAAATCCAACGAAATCTCGACTGTCAGCCAGGGCAAACTCATCGTCATGCTCTATGACGGGGTGGTTCGCTTTCTAAATATCGCTTTGGAGAATAATACTCCCCGGAAATACGATGTGGTCAACAACCATATCCTCAAAGCCGGAGAGATTATTACGGAGCTTATGCTTGCTCTCAACTTGGAACAAGGTGGGGAAGTGGCAAATAACCTTCTCGGAATTTACGTTTATATCAAAAAACGTCTTTTGGAAGCAAATATGAAGAAGGACTCCGAAATCCTCCAAGAAATCATCAAATACATGGAAGACCTAAAATCGGCTTGGGAAGAAATAGAAAAAAAAGAAAAATCTAATGTAGTTTCTACGCCATTCCAAGGCAATCGCGGAAGCGGTTTATCCATTCAGGGGTAA